The following are encoded in a window of Gammaproteobacteria bacterium genomic DNA:
- the pabC gene encoding aminodeoxychorismate lyase codes for MMLVNGKATDQISAQDRGLHYGDGLFETIAVKNGVPLLWDRHMLRLNSGCSKLGIPQPDYPLLRAEAQQVCDGAEQAVLKIIITRGAGRRGYRPSPLTPHASPATRIVARYPWPEWPQRFWQEGVRVRICQTPLGLNPSLAGIKHLNRLEQVLARNEWDDPDIPEGLMLDQTGSVIEATQSNLFIVNEGRLLTPDLSSSGVAGIMRACIIEIAAKLSIPCTVTRLTLAEVQAAEESFLCNSLIRVWPIREIAGAVLKPGPITALIYEHIQSDSV; via the coding sequence ATGATGCTCGTTAACGGCAAAGCCACAGACCAGATCAGCGCACAGGATCGCGGTCTGCACTATGGCGATGGCCTGTTTGAGACGATTGCGGTGAAAAACGGGGTGCCGCTGTTGTGGGACAGACACATGCTGCGGCTCAATTCGGGTTGCAGTAAGCTCGGCATCCCGCAGCCGGATTACCCGTTATTACGCGCGGAAGCTCAACAAGTGTGTGATGGCGCTGAGCAAGCCGTGCTCAAAATTATTATTACACGCGGCGCAGGCCGTCGCGGTTATCGCCCCTCACCCCTCACCCCTCACGCCTCACCCGCCACCCGCATCGTGGCGCGTTACCCCTGGCCTGAATGGCCTCAGCGCTTTTGGCAAGAAGGCGTGCGCGTGCGCATTTGCCAAACACCTTTGGGCCTCAACCCGTCGCTTGCCGGCATCAAGCACCTTAACCGGCTCGAACAGGTGCTGGCGCGCAACGAGTGGGACGACCCGGATATTCCCGAAGGTCTGATGTTGGATCAGACAGGGAGCGTTATCGAGGCCACCCAGAGTAATCTCTTCATCGTGAACGAGGGACGGCTGCTCACCCCTGATTTGTCATCAAGCGGTGTGGCCGGCATCATGCGTGCGTGTATCATCGAGATCGCGGCTAAGCTATCCATCCCTTGCACCGTCACCCGCCTCACACTCGCCGAAGTGCAAGCCGCGGAAGAGAGCTTTTTGTGTAATAGTTTGATACGCGTATGGCCGATCCGCGAGATCGCCGGCGCAGTGCTGAAACCAGGACCGATAACAGCACTAATTTATGAGCATATACAAAGTGATAGCGTATAA
- a CDS encoding aminodeoxychorismate synthase component I, with amino-acid sequence MTYSPFTTTLPSGWFDLLGLHRLNPARYPYLLESVVHGTSSARYDILFAFPGETLTLNDPREADFLGRLDRWWTEQRTAIAPLGDFPFQGGWFIYLGYELAEQIEPSLRLSATNSSLPIAFATRIPAAVIRDHVAQKTFIISERPELLEAITADVQTLSKPTISQPALVKTMLQEEPPQDFLNGVQRILRYIREGDVFQVNLSRAWRGELHQVVSAADVYQRLREANPAPFAGLAVYGDSAIISSSPERLVCVRGDYVATRPIAGTRPRRENHGADAADIQTLLAHPKERAEHIMLIDLERNDLGRVCVPGSVRVEELMTTESYAHVHHIVSSVSGRLRPGVTPGQVIRAVFPGGTITGCPKVRCMEIIAELEQTARGPYTGAMGYLNRDGSMDLNILIRTLVKQDKQISLRAGAGIVADSIPERELEETRAKARGLLRALGAAA; translated from the coding sequence ATGACTTATTCACCCTTCACTACTACACTGCCTTCCGGGTGGTTTGATCTATTGGGGCTGCATCGGCTGAATCCGGCGCGTTATCCCTATCTGCTGGAAAGTGTTGTCCACGGCACATCGAGCGCGCGTTATGACATCCTGTTCGCGTTTCCCGGCGAGACACTGACACTTAACGATCCGCGTGAAGCGGATTTCTTAGGGCGCCTCGACCGCTGGTGGACTGAGCAGCGTACCGCCATAGCCCCTCTGGGTGATTTTCCCTTCCAGGGCGGGTGGTTTATCTATTTAGGCTATGAACTGGCTGAGCAGATCGAGCCTAGCTTGCGCTTGTCCGCCACAAATAGCTCGCTACCCATCGCCTTTGCCACCCGCATTCCGGCGGCGGTGATCCGCGACCATGTAGCGCAAAAAACCTTCATCATCTCGGAGCGGCCTGAGCTGCTGGAAGCGATAACAGCAGATGTCCAAACTCTGAGCAAGCCAACCATAAGTCAGCCTGCTTTGGTCAAGACGATGCTACAGGAAGAGCCGCCACAAGATTTTCTTAACGGCGTACAGCGCATTTTGCGCTATATCCGCGAGGGCGATGTGTTTCAGGTGAATCTCTCGCGTGCATGGCGTGGTGAATTGCATCAAGTTGTCTCAGCAGCGGATGTGTATCAACGTTTACGCGAAGCTAATCCGGCGCCGTTTGCCGGTTTGGCCGTGTACGGTGATAGCGCTATTATCAGCTCTTCTCCGGAGCGGCTAGTCTGCGTGCGAGGCGATTACGTAGCAACCCGCCCGATAGCCGGCACGCGGCCCAGGCGCGAGAATCACGGCGCCGATGCGGCGGATATTCAGACTCTGTTAGCCCATCCCAAAGAACGCGCGGAGCATATTATGCTGATTGATCTCGAACGCAATGATCTGGGCAGGGTGTGCGTGCCGGGCAGCGTGCGCGTGGAGGAGCTGATGACGACGGAGAGTTACGCCCATGTGCATCACATCGTATCCAGTGTGTCAGGGAGATTGCGGCCCGGCGTCACGCCCGGCCAGGTGATCCGCGCCGTTTTTCCGGGCGGCACCATCACCGGATGCCCGAAGGTACGCTGTATGGAGATCATCGCCGAGCTGGAGCAGACCGCACGCGGCCCTTACACGGGCGCCATGGGCTATCTCAATCGCGACGGCAGTATGGATTTGAATATCCTGATCCGAACGCTGGTTAAACAAGACAAGCAGATCAGCCTGCGCGCAGGCGCGGGCATCGTCGCGGATTCCATTCCAGAACGCGAGCTGGAGGAGACGCGCGCCAAGGCGCGCGGACTGCTGCGAGCGTTGGGAGCCGCAGCATGA